The Deltaproteobacteria bacterium genome includes a region encoding these proteins:
- the tsaD gene encoding tRNA (adenosine(37)-N6)-threonylcarbamoyltransferase complex transferase subunit TsaD — translation MLVLGIESSCDETALALVRDGVDVVGSLVASQTAVHAKFGGVVPEVAAREHLKVIAPMFRELMRTTSARSQDIDLVAVTQGPGLIGAILVGVAYAKGVALALHRPLIPVDHVHAHVHGALLGISGAEQPQFPTLALVVSGGHTNLYYMQSPTHFQLLACSIDDACGECFDKVAKLLGLGYPGGPRIEALAQQGRVDAVTMPRMVSQKSRLEFSYSGLKTFVANHLRQVGQVTEQDRADLCASFQAEALGQIVRKVQEAVRLFPEARSVLVAGGVAANQTFRRMMADQISLPSFFPKLDYCSDNAAMIAAYGFHIYQNQPEDRAAWLRHNWDAYSRYDFAKALNATSSAT, via the coding sequence GTGTTAGTCTTAGGAATTGAATCAAGCTGTGATGAAACGGCATTAGCTCTAGTGCGCGACGGGGTTGACGTAGTTGGTTCGTTAGTCGCATCGCAAACAGCCGTGCATGCAAAGTTTGGCGGAGTGGTACCAGAGGTCGCCGCAAGGGAGCATCTCAAGGTGATCGCGCCGATGTTCCGTGAGTTGATGCGGACAACTAGTGCTCGCAGTCAGGACATCGACCTGGTGGCAGTGACGCAGGGACCCGGACTTATCGGAGCAATTCTCGTGGGCGTTGCTTATGCCAAGGGCGTGGCGCTTGCATTACATCGTCCGTTGATCCCAGTTGACCATGTCCACGCGCATGTTCACGGAGCATTGCTAGGGATAAGCGGGGCGGAACAGCCACAGTTTCCGACTCTAGCGCTCGTAGTGTCTGGAGGTCATACCAACCTCTATTACATGCAGAGTCCAACCCACTTTCAGTTGCTTGCATGCTCAATTGATGACGCTTGCGGCGAGTGTTTCGACAAAGTCGCCAAATTGCTTGGGCTTGGATACCCAGGAGGGCCTCGTATCGAGGCCCTTGCCCAACAAGGACGAGTAGACGCTGTGACCATGCCCCGTATGGTGAGTCAGAAGTCGCGCCTCGAGTTTAGTTATTCTGGTCTCAAGACTTTTGTAGCCAACCACTTACGTCAAGTTGGCCAGGTTACGGAGCAGGATAGAGCGGATTTATGTGCTAGTTTTCAAGCAGAGGCACTAGGTCAAATCGTCCGCAAGGTGCAAGAGGCGGTGCGACTGTTCCCTGAGGCGCGGTCAGTATTGGTGGCTGGTGGTGTCGCAGCCAATCAAACATTTCGCCGGATGATGGCTGACCAAATTTCCCTTCCATCATTTTTTCCTAAATTGGATTACTGCTCCGACAATGCCGCAATGATAGCTGCATACGGGTTTCATATTTATCAAAACCAGCCCGAGGACCGTGCAGCTTGGTTACGCCACAACTGGGACGCTTACTCTCGCTATGATTTTGCAAAGGCGCTAAATGCGACGTCGTCAGCAACGTGA
- a CDS encoding DUF494 family protein → MPRIGRSALSGVGGVMTEVQGSVQQEWWQAVRSIAELVHRQGIQPDDDRQIRAQLVEQGYSEAGICQALDWMDRAALSGNLSDSLAMIQDTTTYLRVEHVLEQVSVHPQLLRAVTTCRQRAWLQSDVAERLLEGLRVMDSRDWDRQEIDGFLADVLGVSVPSLAGLSLESLLRRWPRDRYN, encoded by the coding sequence ATGCCGAGAATAGGACGGAGTGCACTAAGCGGAGTTGGGGGGGTGATGACGGAGGTACAAGGGTCAGTACAGCAGGAATGGTGGCAAGCTGTGCGTAGCATCGCCGAACTCGTGCACCGACAAGGTATCCAGCCGGACGATGATCGCCAAATTCGTGCTCAGTTGGTTGAGCAGGGTTACTCCGAGGCTGGCATCTGCCAGGCCCTGGACTGGATGGATCGGGCGGCGCTTTCAGGCAACCTCTCAGATTCATTGGCAATGATTCAGGACACAACAACCTATCTGCGCGTCGAACATGTGCTCGAGCAGGTCTCCGTTCATCCTCAACTACTTCGGGCGGTGACCACATGTAGGCAGCGAGCTTGGTTGCAGTCCGATGTTGCCGAACGCCTACTTGAGGGACTAAGAGTGATGGACTCTCGGGATTGGGATCGGCAGGAGATTGATGGATTCCTGGCGGATGTTTTAGGGGTGTCTGTGCCCAGTTTAGCCGGGCTCAGTTTAGAGTCGTTACTGAGGCGATGGCCTCGCGATCGGTACAATTGA
- a CDS encoding CpaF family protein, whose amino-acid sequence MTVRLDFSGGRFSMDDQYFTKLSDEILGFFDDLSVDEVLINGTSSVCLVTGGRYALRSVPFQSPVELAVWCQTWARRQGVRLDPLVGAIGGSFQGHDYRWHSVLPPIAPDGPLFSLRRHRFNALDIHSFALTAAQILAIKAAMMRRANLLICGPTGCGKTSILAALLRAFAADERVIIVESLAELPLPTPYSVRLIERQANLEQIGGVGLERLLRESLRLRPDRLVVGEVRGPEARVLCEALMSGHGGVLATMHAGSPAEAVAKLRFLAGMSTFTSPSQRWEGAAIEVLQMQRGAPPHVESLTREVLV is encoded by the coding sequence ATGACTGTCCGGCTTGACTTCAGTGGAGGCCGGTTCTCTATGGATGATCAGTATTTTACGAAGTTATCGGATGAGATCCTAGGATTCTTCGATGATCTGTCCGTCGATGAAGTGTTGATCAATGGGACGAGTTCTGTCTGTCTGGTCACGGGTGGACGGTACGCATTGAGATCGGTTCCATTTCAATCCCCAGTGGAACTGGCTGTATGGTGCCAAACTTGGGCCAGACGGCAGGGGGTGCGGCTGGACCCATTAGTTGGGGCTATAGGTGGTAGCTTTCAAGGGCATGACTACCGTTGGCACAGTGTGTTACCCCCGATTGCTCCTGATGGTCCGCTCTTCAGCCTGAGGCGGCACCGTTTCAACGCGCTTGATATTCATAGTTTTGCACTGACAGCTGCGCAAATACTTGCCATCAAGGCGGCCATGATGCGACGGGCAAACCTACTGATCTGCGGGCCGACGGGATGCGGTAAAACATCGATACTGGCGGCCTTGCTTAGGGCATTTGCTGCCGACGAGCGTGTGATCATCGTTGAATCTTTGGCGGAGTTGCCCCTGCCGACGCCCTACTCGGTGCGCCTTATTGAACGTCAGGCTAATCTTGAGCAAATCGGTGGCGTAGGCCTGGAGCGGCTACTGCGCGAGTCTTTGCGACTTCGTCCAGATCGCCTGGTGGTTGGTGAGGTGCGCGGGCCTGAGGCTCGCGTGTTATGCGAGGCACTCATGTCGGGCCATGGGGGGGTATTGGCCACCATGCACGCAGGTAGCCCAGCTGAGGCAGTGGCCAAATTGAGATTTCTTGCGGGTATGAGTACCTTCACCAGCCCCTCCCAGCGCTGGGAGGGAGCGGCTATCGAGGTACTTCAGATGCAGCGCGGGGCTCCACCTCACGTCGAATCCCTCACCAGGGAGGTCCTCGTGTAA
- the rsmA gene encoding ribosomal RNA small subunit methyltransferase A: MRRRQQRDPLHQKKSLSQVFLKVDWPVQRMVALLKELDVQRVIEIGPGGGVLTRAMVDAGMHVLAIEKDQRFAAHLQEQIELWESLSPGKLRVHNEDILRCDLQQFVEIAGAPCALVGNIPYHISSQIVQLAIENLSKLQVVVLMTQLEFAERVAAKPNSKDYGSLSVYAQLRSSVHLEYKVGRECFQPVPKVDSAVMTIRGRDEQLSTEVLTATEKLTRLAFSQRRKKLSNSLSTILPEGSDLNGAPVDLDRRADAIAPLDFVALVEWLSNHNP, from the coding sequence ATGCGACGTCGTCAGCAACGTGATCCGCTCCATCAGAAGAAGTCTCTCAGTCAAGTTTTCCTTAAAGTTGACTGGCCCGTTCAGCGGATGGTGGCCCTGCTTAAGGAGCTAGATGTTCAGCGTGTCATCGAGATTGGGCCCGGCGGTGGTGTGCTTACAAGAGCTATGGTTGATGCAGGTATGCATGTCTTAGCGATTGAGAAAGACCAACGTTTTGCTGCGCACCTACAAGAACAGATCGAACTCTGGGAGAGTCTAAGTCCAGGTAAACTGCGGGTGCACAACGAAGACATCCTACGCTGTGATTTACAGCAATTCGTGGAAATAGCTGGCGCCCCATGCGCACTAGTTGGGAATATTCCCTACCATATCTCGAGTCAAATCGTGCAGCTTGCCATCGAGAATTTGTCAAAGTTGCAGGTTGTCGTGTTGATGACTCAACTAGAGTTTGCAGAGCGAGTTGCCGCCAAGCCAAATTCAAAAGACTACGGTAGTCTATCTGTTTACGCGCAGCTTCGGTCCAGTGTCCACCTTGAGTACAAGGTAGGTCGTGAATGCTTTCAGCCTGTGCCTAAAGTAGACAGTGCTGTGATGACTATCCGGGGTCGGGATGAACAGTTAAGCACGGAAGTCCTGACGGCGACTGAGAAGCTGACGCGGCTTGCCTTCTCGCAGAGGCGGAAGAAGCTCAGCAACAGTTTGTCCACAATATTACCCGAAGGCAGTGACCTTAATGGTGCTCCGGTCGATCTAGACCGTCGGGCCGATGCTATAGCGCCACTAGATTTTGTCGCCTTAGTGGAGTGGTTAAGTAACCATAATCCATGA
- a CDS encoding tetratricopeptide repeat protein — protein sequence MKESGLILRLAGLLLLCLSYTACITPGEKRVMKDDIYSVQMRLLNLERLLADTSKDAKSTGDSATKRIASTQAELERMSRELQMIRGEIDALRVGVLTGQLPGADPSSQEHSVAKNLTKLSDRVAAVESAQEDLIDVLKKAGVKSGKKKDSRKTVTDVGELQRAFEEKRYKQVIEDGTHVGKPANSEENEQLQYLVAESQFRLGNIKEAALKFNDFVDSKPSSKYLAVAKLRLGDCFRHLGDTATSNVFYEELIKEFPTSDEAAKARERLAEVVTGNR from the coding sequence ATGAAAGAGTCCGGATTGATCCTGCGGCTGGCAGGTCTATTATTACTATGCCTGAGCTATACAGCGTGTATCACTCCAGGTGAAAAGCGCGTGATGAAAGACGACATCTACAGTGTTCAGATGCGCCTTCTGAACCTTGAACGCTTGCTAGCAGACACTAGCAAGGATGCAAAAAGCACCGGCGACTCAGCTACCAAGCGTATTGCGTCCACACAGGCAGAGCTTGAGCGGATGAGTCGCGAGCTACAGATGATTCGCGGTGAAATCGATGCCCTGCGAGTCGGAGTCCTTACCGGCCAGCTGCCAGGTGCAGACCCATCGTCGCAAGAACACTCAGTAGCCAAGAATCTGACCAAGCTGTCAGATCGTGTGGCTGCCGTGGAGTCGGCGCAGGAGGATCTTATCGACGTCCTTAAAAAGGCTGGCGTTAAGAGTGGAAAAAAAAAAGACAGTCGCAAGACAGTCACTGACGTCGGCGAGCTCCAGCGTGCCTTCGAAGAAAAGCGCTACAAACAAGTCATCGAAGACGGCACACACGTCGGTAAGCCGGCGAACTCAGAAGAAAACGAGCAACTCCAGTACCTTGTAGCTGAAAGTCAGTTTCGGTTGGGCAATATCAAAGAGGCCGCTTTGAAGTTCAACGACTTTGTTGATTCCAAGCCCTCATCGAAGTATTTAGCAGTAGCTAAGCTGCGGCTGGGTGATTGTTTCAGGCATCTCGGCGACACGGCGACGTCTAACGTATTTTATGAGGAGCTCATCAAGGAGTTCCCGACCTCAGATGAGGCCGCTAAGGCACGTGAACGTCTCGCCGAGGTTGTGACCGGTAACCGATAA
- the aspS gene encoding aspartate--tRNA ligase, with the protein MHAYRSHTCGQLRAQDVGQTVRISGWIFRKRDHGQLLFIDLRDHYGLTQVVIQPSRSFFEAATHQRIESVITITGRVIRRDDNTINPNMPTGEIEVVVDEYTVHSSAEVLPFVLDTEEEVTEEHRLKYRFLDLRREKMQRNIILRSKVISSIRRRMIDLGFNEFQTPILTSSSPEGARDFLVPSRLHPGKFYALPQAPQQFKQLLMVSGFDRYFQIAPCFRDEDARADRSPGEFYQLDMEMSFATQDDVFAVVEKLLTGVFGEFSTKKHTPAPFPRISFDQAMLKYGSDKPDLRNPLEIRDVSTFFAETEFKAFKTAVAAGDVVRAIAVPQIATKPRSFYDKLVDHATSIGAKGLAYLVWSDEGVKGPIGKFIKPEQMETLKSLCQVKTGDAVFFICDKESVAAKLAGLLRTKLGEDLDLLEKDVYRFCWIVDFPMYERNDEGQVEFSHNPFSMPQGGMHALEHQDPLTIKAFQYDSVCNGVELSSGAVRNHLPEIMYKAFAIAGHPPEAVDQRFGGMIRAFKFGAPPHAGIAPGIDRIVMLLAEEASIREIIAFPLNQKGQDLLMNAPAEVLEKQLRDVHIKIDPAVLAGKKA; encoded by the coding sequence ATGCATGCCTATCGCAGCCATACCTGCGGCCAACTGAGAGCCCAAGATGTCGGCCAAACTGTCCGCATCTCTGGATGGATTTTTCGTAAACGCGACCATGGTCAGTTACTTTTTATCGACCTGCGCGACCATTACGGTTTAACTCAGGTCGTCATTCAACCTAGCCGCTCTTTTTTTGAGGCAGCGACTCATCAGCGCATCGAAAGCGTGATTACAATTACCGGACGCGTCATTCGTCGCGACGACAACACGATAAACCCCAACATGCCCACTGGGGAGATCGAAGTAGTCGTCGACGAATACACCGTACACTCAAGTGCCGAGGTGTTACCGTTCGTACTGGATACTGAAGAAGAGGTGACGGAAGAGCATCGGTTGAAGTATCGATTCCTCGATCTTCGTCGCGAGAAGATGCAACGCAATATCATCCTACGCTCTAAGGTGATATCAAGTATTCGTCGCCGCATGATCGACCTTGGCTTTAACGAATTTCAAACACCAATCCTCACTAGCAGCTCACCCGAGGGTGCGCGCGACTTTTTGGTCCCTAGTCGCCTACATCCTGGAAAGTTTTATGCGCTACCGCAAGCCCCCCAGCAGTTCAAACAACTGCTGATGGTCAGTGGCTTTGACCGTTATTTCCAGATCGCCCCATGTTTTCGCGACGAAGATGCTCGCGCAGATAGATCGCCAGGTGAGTTTTACCAACTAGATATGGAAATGAGCTTCGCCACGCAGGACGATGTTTTTGCCGTCGTGGAAAAACTGCTGACAGGTGTGTTTGGTGAGTTCTCGACTAAAAAGCACACACCGGCGCCGTTCCCGCGCATCAGCTTTGATCAAGCCATGCTAAAATACGGCTCTGACAAACCAGACCTGCGCAATCCACTTGAAATTCGTGACGTTAGCACTTTCTTCGCCGAGACGGAGTTCAAGGCCTTCAAAACTGCTGTCGCCGCTGGTGACGTTGTTAGAGCCATTGCAGTGCCGCAGATCGCGACTAAACCGCGTAGTTTTTATGACAAGCTGGTCGACCACGCAACCTCGATTGGCGCCAAAGGTCTAGCGTATTTGGTTTGGTCTGATGAAGGCGTCAAGGGGCCCATCGGCAAATTTATTAAGCCCGAGCAGATGGAAACTTTGAAAAGTCTTTGCCAGGTTAAGACCGGCGATGCCGTGTTTTTCATCTGCGATAAAGAATCCGTTGCCGCGAAATTGGCGGGACTCCTGCGGACGAAACTCGGCGAGGATTTGGATCTCCTCGAAAAGGATGTTTATCGATTCTGCTGGATTGTCGACTTCCCGATGTACGAGCGCAACGACGAGGGACAGGTCGAATTTTCCCACAACCCATTCTCGATGCCCCAAGGCGGTATGCACGCCCTTGAGCATCAGGACCCACTCACAATCAAAGCATTCCAATACGACTCTGTCTGTAACGGTGTCGAATTATCTAGTGGTGCCGTACGTAATCACTTACCAGAGATCATGTATAAAGCATTCGCCATCGCCGGACACCCGCCAGAAGCAGTCGACCAAAGGTTTGGTGGCATGATCCGAGCCTTCAAATTCGGCGCACCACCTCACGCAGGCATCGCACCAGGGATTGACCGTATTGTGATGCTCCTTGCCGAGGAGGCGAGTATCCGTGAAATTATCGCATTCCCACTTAACCAAAAAGGCCAAGACTTACTGATGAATGCACCCGCGGAGGTACTAGAAAAGCAACTGCGCGACGTGCACATAAAAATTGATCCCGCTGTGTTAGCAGGCAAAAAGGCATAA
- the topA gene encoding type I DNA topoisomerase — MAKFLVVVESPTKVKALKKYLGKDYEVLASKGHVKDLPDRSLGVDIDKDFEPQYVTIPGKEKVLREIKAAANEAERIYLAPDPDREGEAIAWHIASEIAKPADQIQRVLIQEITKKGVQDAISHPGDLDANKYESQQARRILDRLVGYQISPLLWKKVKRGLSAGRVQSVAVRLICEREAEIRKFKPDEYWTVDAALDSASPPTILSRLVSVDDRKLGKDLKIENGDQAAAVKARISSGSIEVKSVQQRERKKNPVPPFTTSKLQQEAFRKLGFNVKRTMSVAQSLYEGVDIEGEGPLGLITYMRTDSTRIADDALTAVRDFIQTKYGGENLPDKAIVYKSKKSAQDAHEAIRPTSLEYPPDRVTDVLSKEQLSLYRLIWNRFVASQMKPALYDQLSVDFAADRGKVTLRASGSRLVFKGFLEVYEEGHDEERRRADEEDDAEQVSEGILPPLKEGDKVQLNKVDLQQHFTQPPPRFNESSLVKELDEKGIGRPSTYATILSTIVDRGYIKKAENRYEPTVLGEKVNELLVQAFPDVLSVLFTAGMEESLDKVEEGTAQWRQLLKTFYAPFASKVKEAEGSMTNVKASSEPTDIVCDRCGSIFHIKWSSRGEFLGCSNYPKCRATREFVRDADGKIIVNEPKYTGDKCPKCSKDMILRSGRYGDYISCQDYPQCPTVKSPQSDVKCPESGCSGGLVPRRTKVGKNFWGCTNYPGCQYAVWDKPVNKPCPACNFPILTERTTKKDGTRHICPSCKAVSEAPQTAPADGESADEPEV, encoded by the coding sequence ATGGCTAAATTTCTCGTGGTCGTCGAGTCTCCGACCAAGGTCAAGGCACTGAAAAAATATCTGGGTAAGGATTACGAGGTCTTAGCCTCCAAAGGGCACGTGAAGGACCTGCCCGACAGGTCGCTGGGCGTAGACATAGATAAGGACTTCGAGCCCCAATACGTCACCATCCCTGGCAAAGAGAAGGTGTTGCGAGAAATTAAGGCAGCAGCTAACGAGGCCGAGCGGATTTATCTGGCGCCTGACCCCGATCGCGAGGGTGAGGCGATTGCTTGGCACATTGCTAGCGAAATAGCCAAGCCAGCCGACCAGATTCAGAGGGTCCTGATCCAAGAGATCACCAAAAAAGGGGTGCAAGATGCTATAAGCCATCCCGGAGACTTGGATGCTAACAAGTACGAGTCGCAACAAGCGCGTCGCATTCTCGATCGGTTGGTGGGCTATCAGATTAGTCCGTTGCTTTGGAAGAAGGTGAAGCGCGGACTTTCGGCCGGTCGCGTGCAGAGCGTGGCTGTGCGACTTATCTGTGAGCGTGAGGCCGAGATTAGGAAATTTAAGCCTGATGAGTACTGGACTGTAGATGCTGCACTTGATTCGGCGAGTCCCCCGACAATACTCTCGCGCCTTGTTTCCGTGGACGATCGGAAATTAGGTAAAGATCTGAAGATTGAGAATGGCGATCAAGCGGCCGCGGTAAAAGCCAGGATTTCATCGGGTAGCATCGAAGTGAAGTCGGTGCAGCAGCGAGAACGTAAAAAGAATCCCGTACCTCCATTCACGACGTCGAAGCTACAGCAGGAGGCCTTCCGCAAATTAGGTTTCAACGTCAAAAGAACCATGTCGGTGGCGCAAAGTTTATACGAGGGTGTTGATATCGAAGGTGAAGGTCCGCTCGGTCTCATTACCTATATGCGTACTGACTCAACACGGATCGCTGACGATGCTTTAACGGCGGTCAGAGATTTTATCCAAACCAAATACGGCGGCGAAAACCTGCCCGATAAAGCGATTGTATACAAATCCAAAAAGTCGGCGCAGGACGCCCACGAAGCAATTCGTCCGACCAGCTTGGAATACCCCCCGGATCGTGTAACTGATGTACTCAGTAAAGAGCAACTCTCGCTCTATCGGTTGATTTGGAATCGCTTCGTGGCCAGCCAGATGAAGCCGGCACTTTACGACCAACTATCTGTAGATTTTGCCGCCGATCGGGGCAAAGTAACCCTGCGTGCTAGCGGATCAAGATTGGTTTTCAAAGGCTTCCTCGAGGTTTATGAGGAGGGTCATGACGAGGAGCGTCGTCGTGCTGATGAAGAGGACGATGCTGAACAGGTGAGTGAAGGCATTCTGCCTCCGCTGAAAGAGGGCGACAAAGTTCAGCTGAACAAAGTTGATTTGCAGCAGCATTTTACACAGCCTCCCCCTCGATTCAATGAATCGTCTCTGGTCAAGGAACTCGATGAAAAGGGCATTGGCCGTCCTTCAACCTATGCCACCATCCTATCGACAATCGTCGATCGGGGTTACATCAAGAAGGCCGAAAACCGCTACGAGCCAACAGTCCTTGGCGAAAAAGTTAATGAATTATTAGTTCAGGCTTTCCCCGATGTTTTGAGTGTCCTGTTCACGGCCGGTATGGAGGAGAGCTTAGATAAAGTTGAAGAGGGGACGGCACAGTGGCGTCAGCTACTGAAAACCTTCTACGCACCATTCGCCAGTAAAGTGAAGGAAGCAGAGGGCTCGATGACTAACGTCAAAGCGTCATCTGAGCCCACGGATATCGTGTGTGACCGCTGTGGTAGTATTTTTCACATTAAGTGGTCGTCGCGCGGCGAATTTCTCGGTTGCTCAAATTATCCGAAGTGTCGCGCGACGCGAGAATTTGTCCGTGATGCTGATGGTAAGATCATTGTCAACGAGCCAAAGTACACCGGTGATAAATGTCCGAAATGCAGCAAGGATATGATCCTTCGTAGTGGTAGATACGGAGACTACATCTCTTGCCAGGACTACCCGCAGTGTCCAACGGTCAAGAGTCCCCAATCTGATGTCAAATGTCCAGAATCGGGCTGTTCTGGTGGTTTAGTTCCCCGTCGCACTAAGGTCGGCAAGAATTTTTGGGGGTGTACGAACTATCCAGGTTGTCAGTACGCAGTGTGGGACAAGCCTGTAAACAAGCCTTGTCCCGCTTGTAATTTCCCAATTTTAACCGAGCGTACAACGAAAAAGGATGGAACGCGCCATATTTGCCCATCCTGTAAAGCTGTGAGTGAGGCACCACAGACGGCGCCAGCGGATGGTGAGTCAGCTGACGAGCCAGAAGTTTAA
- a CDS encoding DEAD/DEAH box helicase, producing MDHLIPPPAGTSEPGSDNDNPELDLDEASEFEAPVEATDDEATRPRANVPLKDIAPEVAALGVNSFADLPLHPDIAAAIGTMGWHVPTPVQKLCLPYTLRSRDVAGFAQTGTGKTAVFLITILNKLLSTESREPRVPRAIVIAPTRELAMQSEQDAEQLFAQSGLKSMAVFGGIDYDKQAREITDGVDVIFATPGRLKDFIQKKVVKLENIACFVCDEADRMFDMGFIEDVEFFLERIPTDAQRLLFSATTNEQVKELAFEYLENPEYISVNPETITPERIEQNAVHCHATEKLRVLLGLLADHKPDCAIIFTNTKLTAEWLYYKLQHNGVDADLISGDLPQKKRISLIHKIKEGKIKALVATDVASRGLHISRITHVYNFDLPDDAANYVHRIGRTARAGAKGVAFSLVCDDYGHNLAAINSLLGPLALESKWPDDRYLQIEDRAGNPFEDRYQAHRERKGERRDRDPRHGASRDGQHRSKPRDGAKFEAQPQRGGVNANATAQPNSNGNGKRRRRRGKGQRDQNGAPHHTGYQLAQPSQIGSGHGSRHGQRSGFGKDLAPSSDAAPKTMLGMIMKLLKTLFGLGKR from the coding sequence ATGGATCACTTAATTCCACCCCCAGCAGGTACTTCTGAGCCAGGCAGTGATAACGACAACCCCGAGCTCGACCTCGACGAAGCGAGCGAATTCGAGGCGCCTGTCGAAGCCACTGACGACGAAGCGACGCGGCCACGAGCAAACGTGCCCCTGAAGGATATCGCACCAGAGGTTGCTGCTCTTGGGGTCAACAGTTTCGCCGATCTGCCTCTGCACCCTGATATTGCGGCCGCCATCGGGACAATGGGTTGGCACGTGCCTACTCCGGTACAGAAGCTGTGCCTTCCGTACACCTTACGGTCGCGTGATGTCGCCGGCTTTGCTCAAACGGGAACTGGCAAGACTGCGGTGTTCTTGATCACAATCCTGAACAAATTGCTGAGCACCGAGTCCCGAGAGCCACGGGTGCCTCGTGCTATCGTGATCGCCCCGACGCGTGAACTCGCGATGCAAAGTGAGCAGGATGCTGAACAGCTATTCGCCCAGTCTGGTCTAAAATCAATGGCAGTATTCGGCGGTATTGACTACGACAAGCAAGCCCGAGAGATCACGGATGGCGTCGATGTTATTTTTGCGACGCCCGGACGGCTGAAAGACTTCATCCAGAAAAAGGTGGTGAAGTTAGAGAACATCGCCTGCTTCGTCTGTGACGAAGCCGACCGCATGTTCGACATGGGCTTCATCGAAGATGTCGAGTTTTTCCTGGAGCGGATACCCACCGACGCGCAACGCCTGCTGTTCTCGGCGACAACTAACGAGCAAGTCAAAGAGCTGGCGTTTGAGTATCTTGAGAACCCAGAATACATCTCGGTGAATCCTGAGACCATCACACCCGAGCGCATCGAGCAGAACGCTGTTCACTGCCATGCCACGGAAAAACTGCGCGTCCTTCTGGGGCTATTGGCCGACCATAAGCCCGACTGCGCTATCATCTTTACTAACACGAAGCTCACCGCTGAATGGCTTTATTACAAGCTGCAACACAACGGGGTGGATGCTGATCTTATTAGCGGCGACCTGCCCCAGAAGAAGCGGATCAGTCTGATCCACAAAATCAAAGAGGGCAAGATCAAGGCGTTAGTAGCTACTGACGTTGCCAGCCGCGGGCTACACATTTCGCGGATCACCCACGTATACAACTTTGACCTGCCTGACGATGCGGCAAATTATGTGCATCGTATCGGTAGAACGGCACGCGCTGGTGCTAAAGGCGTGGCCTTCTCCTTGGTATGTGATGATTACGGACATAACCTGGCAGCGATCAACAGCCTACTCGGACCGTTAGCTCTAGAGTCAAAGTGGCCGGACGACCGCTACCTCCAGATTGAAGATCGTGCTGGTAATCCCTTCGAGGACCGGTATCAGGCTCATCGGGAGCGAAAAGGCGAGCGTAGGGATAGAGATCCAAGACACGGAGCTTCGCGGGACGGCCAACATAGGTCCAAGCCTCGCGATGGTGCTAAATTTGAGGCTCAACCACAAAGAGGCGGTGTTAACGCCAACGCGACGGCCCAACCTAACTCGAACGGCAATGGCAAGCGCCGCAGACGGCGAGGCAAAGGGCAGCGAGACCAAAACGGAGCGCCCCACCACACGGGTTATCAGCTTGCGCAGCCATCACAGATTGGATCTGGGCACGGCTCGAGGCATGGCCAACGCTCAGGATTTGGTAAGGATCTTGCGCCGTCGAGCGATGCCGCGCCCAAGACTATGCTGGGCATGATTATGAAACTCCTCAAGACCTTGTTCGGCCTCGGTAAGCGCTAG